Proteins co-encoded in one Arachis hypogaea cultivar Tifrunner chromosome 13, arahy.Tifrunner.gnm2.J5K5, whole genome shotgun sequence genomic window:
- the LOC112737914 gene encoding GDSL esterase/lipase At4g01130-like, giving the protein MAFLLLCLVGLSHTKCDFEAIFNFGDSNSDTGGFYAGFPAQSAPFGVTFFKKPAGRASDGRLMIDFLAQALGLPFLSPYLQSIGSNFRHGANYATLASTVLIPNTCLFVSGISPFSLAIQLNQMKQFITRVLEFHQEEAKLPSPDIFGKSLYTFYIGQNDFTSNLGAIGVGGVKQK; this is encoded by the exons ATGGCCTTCTTGTTGTTATGCTTAGTGGGTTTAAGTCACACAAAATGTGATTTTGAGGCTATCTTCAACTTCGGGGATTCAAACTCAGACACTGGTGGTTTCTATGCAGGTTTTCCCGCACAGTCTGCTCCTTTTGGAGTTACTTTCTTCAAAAAACCAGCTGGCCGAGCTTCCGATGGCAGACTCATGATTGATTTTCTTG CTCAAGCTCTTGGATTGCCATTTTTGAGTCCCTATCTGCAATCAATAGGATCAAACTTCAGACATGGGGCCAACTATGCAACATTGGCATCCACTGTGCTTATTCCTAACACTTGTTTGTTTGTCAGCGGGATCAGCCCTTTCTCTCTTGCTATCCAGCTCAACCAAATGAAGCAATTTATAACCAGAGTCCTTGAATTTCATCAAGAAG AAGCCAAGCTTCCTTCACCGGATATATTCGGAAAATCGCTTTACACATTCTACATTGGCCAAAATGACTTCACTTCCAACTTAGGTGCCATTGGTGTAGGTGGAGTGAAGCAGAAATAG